In Opisthocomus hoazin isolate bOpiHoa1 chromosome 3, bOpiHoa1.hap1, whole genome shotgun sequence, a genomic segment contains:
- the MYLIP gene encoding E3 ubiquitin-protein ligase MYLIP: MLCYVTRPDAVVMEVEVEAKANGEDCLNQVCRRLGIIEVDYFGLQFTGSKGENLWLNLRNRISQQMDGLAPYRLKLRVKFFVEPHLILQEQTRHMFFLHIKEDLLAGNLQCSSEHAVELSALLAQTKFGDYNQNTAKYNYEELCAKELTTTILESIIAKHKELEGLSQASAEYQVLQIVTTLENYGVEWHSVRDSEGQKLLIGVGPEGISMCKGDFSPINRIAYPVVQMATQSGKNVYLTVTKESGNSVVLLFKMISTRAASGLYRAITETHAFYRCDTVTSAVMMQYSRDLKGHLASLFLNENINLGKKYVFDIKRTSKEVYDHARRALYNAGIVDLVSRSDQTPPSSPLKSSESSMNCDNCEGLSCQQTKALQEKLRKLKESMLCMVCCAEEINSTFCPCGHTVCCKTCAAQLQSCPVCRSRVEHVQHVYLPTHTSLLNLTVI; the protein is encoded by the exons ATGCTGTGCTATGTGACCAGGCCGGACGCGGTGGTgatggaggtggaggtggaggcGAAGGCCAACGGCGAGGACTGCCTCAACCAG GTTTGCAGAAGGTTGGGAATTATAGAAGTTGATTATTTTGGACTGCAGTTCACTGGCAGCAAAGGGGAGAATTTGTGGCTGAATTTGAGGAACAGGATCTCCCAGCAGATGGATGGTTTAGCGCCTTATCGATTGAAGTTAAGAGTCAAGTTCTTTGTAGAGCCGCATCTTATCTTACAAGAACAGACAAG GCATATGTTTTTCTTGCATATTAAAGAAGATCTTCTTGCTGGCAATCTTCAGTGTTCTTCAGAGCATGCAGTTGAACTTAGTGCATTGTTGGCACAGACGAAGTTTGGAGATTATAACCAGAATACTGCCAAGTACAATTATGAAGAGTTGTGTGCAAAAGAGCTCACCACTACCATTTTGGAGAG CATTATTGCCAAGCACAAGGAGCTAGAAGGTCTAAGTCAAGCTTCTGCTGAATACCAGGTTCTACAGATTGTTACAACACTGGAGAACTATGGTGTAGAGTGGCATTCTGTGAGAGACAGTGAAGGACAAAAGCTCCTTATTGGTGTTGGACCTGAAGGCATATCCATGTGTAAAGGTGACTTCAGTCCTATCAACAG GATTGCTTATCCTGTTGTTCAAATGGCAACTCAGTCTGGCAAGAATGTATATCTGACTGTGACCAAGGAGTCCGGTAATAGTGTAGTTCTCTTGTTTAAGATGATCAGTACAAGGGCAGCAAGTGGACTCTATAGAGCAATTACAGAGACGCATGCATTTTACAG GTGTGACACTGTCACCAGTGCTGTCATGATGCAGTATAGTCGAGACTTAAAGGGCCACCTAGCATCTCTATTCCTGAATGAAAACATTAATCTTGGTAAAAAATACGTCTTTGACATTAAGAGAACATCAAAAGAAGTTTATGATCATGCACGGCGAGCTCTTTATAATGCTGGCATTGTGGATCTTGTTTCAAGAAGTGACCAAACCCCACCAAGTTCCCCCCTTAAGTCTTCGGAAAGTAGCATGAACTGTGACAATTGTGAGGGCCTTAGCTGCCAACAAACAAAAGCTCTGCAAGAGAAGTTGCGGAAGCTGAAGGAGTCCATGCTTTGTATGGTGTGTTgtgcagaagaaataaattcaACCTTTTGTCCCTGTGGCCACACAGTATGCTGCAAGACCTGTGCTGCCCAATTACAG TCATGTCCTGTTTGCAGATCTCGTGTAGAGCATGTCCAGCATGTGTACTTGCCAACCCACACCAGTCTTCTCAATCTGACTGTGATATGA